The Bacteroidota bacterium genome has a segment encoding these proteins:
- a CDS encoding DUF5916 domain-containing protein translates to MPMYPAPLTRTDVVSHFIAVCLLSLLAALVAPLHAFAQADDTIDIPKLAGPITLDGLSNEPGWEAISPWIPSQYEPDNGAPPTERTEFRVGYDDDYLYLSLRAYDRDVTGIRANTFYRDQLAGSDHFEIMIDTFNDNETGLIFTTTPTGTRNDAAIFNDASGGGIASGGWINGDFNTFWDNATTINEEGWFAEVRIPFSSLRFQHVDNAVVMGINVNRKVARKTERVVFPATPTVANWAFLKPSLAQKIRLKGVKPHTPLYITPYVLGGTGHENALNESASAYQKNTNSTGDLGIDLKYGITDNLTADLTINTDFAQVEADNQQVNLTRFSLFFPEKRQFFQERAGVFDFRTGGLSRLFHSRRIGLTDAGTPVPLIGGARLVGRVGNWDLGFMDIQSARSGDLPSENFGVLRLRRNVFNPYSYAGGMFTSRLAEDGTYNVAYGLDGVFRLFGDDYLTLQWAQTFEDQAYSSLTNGRLTAQMERRTRNGWGYSSIVAWAGADYNPGIGFTQRNNFTLLDNSISHTWIANESSPLIYHQLFMNGEAFIRNTDGTVESAAVGPAWEFSQKNGGGGDISAQLRYEDLRVPFILSGDSDNPATVPAGSYTFFNLEASYHVSHTSLLQLRPQAGIGSFFDGWQFTFGARPVWYISKYLELGGSYSFNHIAFPDRGQSFDVHIARLRVRTALNTKLSTNAFLQYNSVTRSVSTNVRFRYNFREGNDLWIVYNESLNTERHRLLPMLPLTDNRTFLLKYTHTFSL, encoded by the coding sequence ATGCCTATGTACCCCGCCCCACTTACCCGTACGGATGTAGTATCCCATTTTATTGCAGTATGCCTACTCAGCCTGTTGGCCGCTTTGGTTGCGCCCCTGCACGCGTTTGCCCAGGCTGATGACACCATCGATATCCCCAAACTCGCCGGTCCCATCACACTTGATGGCCTGAGCAACGAGCCGGGCTGGGAAGCCATCTCACCGTGGATTCCATCCCAATACGAACCCGACAATGGCGCCCCACCCACCGAACGGACAGAGTTTCGTGTGGGTTATGACGATGATTACCTCTACCTCTCCCTGCGCGCATACGACCGCGATGTGACAGGCATCCGCGCCAACACCTTCTACCGCGATCAGCTGGCCGGCAGTGATCATTTTGAAATCATGATCGACACGTTCAACGACAACGAAACCGGCCTGATTTTCACCACAACGCCTACCGGCACGCGCAACGACGCAGCTATTTTCAATGATGCATCCGGCGGTGGCATTGCATCCGGCGGCTGGATCAATGGCGACTTTAATACCTTTTGGGATAATGCAACGACCATCAATGAAGAAGGCTGGTTTGCTGAAGTGCGCATACCGTTTTCCAGTCTCCGCTTCCAGCATGTTGATAATGCTGTTGTCATGGGCATCAACGTGAACCGCAAGGTTGCCCGCAAAACCGAGCGCGTTGTTTTCCCCGCAACCCCCACCGTTGCCAACTGGGCATTCCTGAAACCCTCACTTGCCCAAAAAATCAGGCTAAAAGGCGTAAAGCCACATACCCCACTTTACATCACGCCCTATGTACTGGGTGGAACGGGGCATGAAAACGCGCTTAATGAATCGGCGTCTGCCTATCAGAAAAACACAAACTCAACCGGTGACCTGGGGATAGACCTGAAATATGGCATCACAGACAACCTTACCGCTGACCTCACCATCAATACAGATTTTGCCCAGGTAGAAGCAGACAATCAGCAGGTTAACCTTACCCGTTTTTCACTGTTCTTCCCCGAGAAGCGCCAGTTTTTCCAGGAACGCGCCGGCGTTTTTGACTTCCGCACGGGTGGCCTTAGCCGACTCTTCCACAGCCGGCGCATTGGATTAACAGACGCAGGCACACCCGTCCCGCTCATCGGTGGTGCGCGACTTGTGGGCAGGGTCGGTAACTGGGACCTTGGCTTTATGGATATCCAGAGCGCACGCTCGGGCGACCTACCATCTGAGAACTTTGGTGTGCTGCGGCTTCGGCGGAATGTATTTAATCCGTATTCCTACGCCGGCGGCATGTTCACCAGCCGGCTTGCTGAAGATGGCACCTACAACGTCGCTTACGGCCTCGACGGGGTGTTCAGGCTTTTTGGTGATGACTACCTGACTCTGCAGTGGGCACAAACGTTTGAGGACCAGGCCTATTCAAGCCTGACCAATGGCCGGCTGACCGCACAGATGGAACGCCGGACGCGGAATGGATGGGGCTACAGCAGCATTGTCGCATGGGCCGGCGCAGATTACAATCCGGGCATCGGATTTACCCAGCGCAACAACTTCACCCTGCTCGACAATTCAATTTCCCATACCTGGATCGCGAACGAATCTTCTCCCCTGATCTATCACCAGCTGTTCATGAATGGCGAGGCGTTTATTCGAAATACAGATGGTACGGTTGAATCAGCAGCCGTTGGGCCGGCATGGGAGTTCAGTCAGAAAAATGGGGGCGGTGGAGACATCTCCGCACAGCTCCGTTATGAAGATCTGCGCGTGCCTTTTATTTTGTCTGGAGATTCAGATAACCCGGCCACGGTCCCTGCCGGTAGCTATACCTTTTTCAATCTCGAAGCGTCTTATCACGTCTCCCATACGAGCCTGTTGCAGTTGCGTCCACAAGCCGGCATCGGGTCCTTTTTTGATGGATGGCAGTTTACCTTTGGCGCACGGCCCGTCTGGTACATCTCCAAATATCTCGAACTCGGTGGCAGCTACAGTTTTAACCACATAGCTTTCCCCGATCGTGGGCAGTCTTTTGATGTGCACATTGCCCGGCTACGCGTGCGTACGGCGCTCAACACAAAGCTTTCCACCAACGCGTTTCTGCAATACAACAGCGTAACCCGCTCCGTCTCAACTAATGTCCGTTTCAGATACAACTTCCGGGAAGGCAACGACCTCTGGATTGTCTACAACGAAAGCCTGAACACCGAAAGGCACCGGCTTTTGCCCATGCTTCCGCTTACCGATAATCGTACTTTTTTACTCAAATACACGCATACGTTTAGCCTCTAA
- a CDS encoding alpha-amylase family glycosyl hydrolase: protein MTTQPAWWKTGVIYQIYPRSFKDSTGNGIGDLAGIIEQLDYFTDQMPVDVIWLSPFYPSPMADFGYDVSDYTNVHPLFGDLDTFDKLVDEVHKRDLKIIIDFVPNHSSDQHAWFIESRSSRDNPKRDWYVWRDAKPGGSPPNNWIGVFGGSMWEWDEATGQYYLHSFLKGQPDLNWRNPEVKAAMFDAMRFWLDRGIDGFRIDVAHHLMKDPLERDNPPVDDTVVMRHKAMGEYDLQMHVNDVAHADIHPLMREFRALLDSYSATQPRFAVGEIHDFNWESWASYYGENEDELHMPFNFLTLAAPWTATGIRDIVSAMEKTIPPTAWPNYVLGNHDEKRLATRYGQENTRLAAMLLLTLRGTPTLYYGDEIGIEEAIIPREQQQDPWGLRAEGLSRDGCRTPMQWNDSAGAGFSSTIPWLPVHQNKTTKNVATQQENPRSLLNFYKALLLTRKQHPALHIGSYKPYRDAPANCFGYYRTYNEQHLLVLLNFSDTALPCKLPSNANLLLSTKSGRRAHITFTEITLQPREGVVFDLGSFVG, encoded by the coding sequence ATGACAACACAACCTGCCTGGTGGAAAACGGGTGTCATTTATCAGATTTACCCGCGCAGCTTCAAAGATTCGACGGGCAATGGAATTGGCGACTTGGCCGGCATCATCGAGCAACTGGATTATTTTACCGACCAGATGCCGGTTGATGTGATCTGGCTCTCGCCATTCTACCCCTCGCCAATGGCCGACTTCGGGTACGATGTTTCAGATTACACCAACGTCCATCCCCTCTTTGGCGACCTGGATACGTTTGACAAACTGGTCGATGAGGTTCACAAACGTGACCTGAAGATCATTATCGACTTTGTCCCGAATCACTCTTCAGATCAACACGCCTGGTTTATCGAATCGAGATCGTCGCGTGACAACCCAAAACGCGACTGGTACGTGTGGCGTGATGCAAAGCCCGGCGGCAGTCCGCCCAACAACTGGATCGGCGTGTTCGGCGGCTCTATGTGGGAATGGGACGAGGCAACCGGCCAGTATTACCTGCACTCTTTTCTGAAAGGACAACCCGACCTGAACTGGCGCAACCCGGAAGTCAAAGCCGCTATGTTTGATGCGATGCGGTTCTGGCTGGACCGCGGCATCGATGGGTTCAGAATTGATGTCGCCCATCATTTGATGAAAGATCCACTCGAACGCGACAACCCGCCAGTAGATGACACCGTTGTGATGCGGCACAAAGCCATGGGTGAATACGACTTGCAAATGCACGTCAACGACGTCGCGCATGCAGACATCCATCCTCTAATGCGCGAATTCCGTGCACTTTTGGATAGCTACAGCGCCACACAGCCGCGTTTTGCGGTGGGTGAAATTCATGATTTCAACTGGGAAAGCTGGGCGTCTTATTACGGCGAGAACGAAGATGAATTGCACATGCCGTTCAACTTCCTCACCCTTGCAGCGCCCTGGACAGCAACAGGTATTCGCGACATCGTTTCGGCAATGGAAAAAACCATTCCGCCAACAGCCTGGCCCAATTACGTGTTGGGCAACCACGATGAAAAGCGGCTTGCCACCCGATATGGCCAGGAAAACACGCGTTTGGCAGCGATGTTACTGCTGACCCTGCGGGGCACGCCCACGCTGTATTATGGGGATGAAATAGGCATAGAGGAGGCCATTATCCCACGTGAGCAACAACAGGACCCATGGGGCTTGCGCGCAGAAGGCTTGAGCCGTGACGGATGCCGGACGCCGATGCAATGGAATGATTCAGCCGGCGCCGGCTTCTCCAGCACCATACCCTGGTTACCGGTACATCAAAATAAAACAACCAAAAATGTAGCCACACAACAAGAAAACCCTCGTTCTCTTCTCAACTTTTACAAAGCACTACTCCTGACCCGAAAACAACATCCAGCGCTACATATTGGTAGCTACAAGCCATATAGGGACGCCCCTGCAAACTGCTTTGGGTATTACAGAACGTACAACGAACAACACCTGCTTGTATTGCTCAATTTTTCCGATACCGCCTTGCCTTGCAAACTACCATCTAACGCAAATTTGCTGCTTTCAACCAAATCTGGAAGGCGTGCGCACATCACATTTACAGAAATTACGTTACAACCCAGAGAAGGAGTTGTATTTGACCTGGGTTCGTTTGTAGGCTAA